Proteins found in one Arachis stenosperma cultivar V10309 chromosome 8, arast.V10309.gnm1.PFL2, whole genome shotgun sequence genomic segment:
- the LOC130946840 gene encoding uncharacterized protein LOC130946840 isoform X2, producing MSKVVVYLLIATAILGFIVFSPCNPNEEPNARLNRRLGFMLQDRAPHFDPLMVKIKTHPPRSLDNSSSVKDVADTYQYLTSAGRLNTTLRLIILFPLLDREPKDGAVSFNELQAWITQRAMERLDYVTQAELDSKDMDQDSALSFREYLPNFSQNDIEKREMGHGEAGWWMEKFNTADIDHNAVLNFTELRERIDDGTDGKLDFKEFEDHVYVTYESYMDFESNGTNVPNAKDKFSELDVNKDQFLSPEELIPILPYLYPGELAYARYYTYYLMNEADDNKDGKLSLEEMLDHEFIFYSTVHADGHSESDDEHDEL from the exons ATGTCAAAGGTGGTGGTTTATCTCTTGATAGCCACCGCCATATTGGGCTTCATAGTCTTTTCACCATGTAACCCTAACGAGGAACCCAATGCTCGCCTTAACCGGAGGCTAGGGTTTATGCTACAAGATCGAGCACCGCACTTTGATCCTCTCATGGTGAAGATCAAGACGCATCCTCCTCGGAGTTTAGACAACAGCTCATCAGTCAAGGATGTTGCGGACACCTACCAGTATCTGACGTCGGCCGGAAGATTGAACACGACGCTGCGATTGATTATCTTGTTTCCGTTGCTGGATCGAGAGCCCAAGGATGGTGCCGTTAGTTTCAATGAGTTGCAGGCTTGGATCACGCAACGTGCCATGGAGAGGTTGGATTATGTCACGCAGGCTGAGTTGGATTCCAAAGACATGGATCAAGATTCAGCTCTCTCTTTCCGAGAGTATTTGCCTAATTTTTCTCAGAACGATATAG AGAAAAGAGAGATGGGGCATGGTGAAGCAGGATGGTGGATGGAGAAATTTAATACTGCAGATATTGATCACAATGCAGTTCTCAACTTCACAGAGCTTAGAGA GCGAATTGATGATGGAACCGATGggaaacttgatttcaaagaatTTGAAGACCATGTATATGTGACATACGAAAGTTATATGGACTTTGAAAGTAATGGAACGAATGTACCCAATGCAAAGGACAAGTTTTCTGAGCTTGATGTGAATAAGGACCA ATTCTTGTCACCGGAAGAATTAATACCAATACTCCCTTATCTCTACCCAGGAGAGCTAGCTTATGCTAGATATTACACCTACTATTTAATGAATGAg GCTGATGACAATAAAGATGGAAAATTATCACTGGAAGAAATGCTTGATCATGAATTTATTTTCTACAGCACAGTTCATGCTGATGGCCATTCGGAAAGTGATGATGAACATGATGAGCTTTGA
- the LOC130946840 gene encoding uncharacterized protein LOC130946840 isoform X1: MSKVVVYLLIATAILGFIVFSPCNPNEEPNARLNRRLGFMLQDRAPHFDPLMVKIKTHPPRSLDNSSSVKDVADTYQYLTSAGRLNTTLRLIILFPLLDREPKDGAVSFNELQAWITQRAMERLDYVTQAELDSKDMDQDSALSFREYLPNFSQNDIEKREMGHGEAGWWMEKFNTADIDHNAVLNFTELRDFLHPEDSENQNMLKWLLRDRLKRIDDGTDGKLDFKEFEDHVYVTYESYMDFESNGTNVPNAKDKFSELDVNKDQFLSPEELIPILPYLYPGELAYARYYTYYLMNEADDNKDGKLSLEEMLDHEFIFYSTVHADGHSESDDEHDEL, encoded by the exons ATGTCAAAGGTGGTGGTTTATCTCTTGATAGCCACCGCCATATTGGGCTTCATAGTCTTTTCACCATGTAACCCTAACGAGGAACCCAATGCTCGCCTTAACCGGAGGCTAGGGTTTATGCTACAAGATCGAGCACCGCACTTTGATCCTCTCATGGTGAAGATCAAGACGCATCCTCCTCGGAGTTTAGACAACAGCTCATCAGTCAAGGATGTTGCGGACACCTACCAGTATCTGACGTCGGCCGGAAGATTGAACACGACGCTGCGATTGATTATCTTGTTTCCGTTGCTGGATCGAGAGCCCAAGGATGGTGCCGTTAGTTTCAATGAGTTGCAGGCTTGGATCACGCAACGTGCCATGGAGAGGTTGGATTATGTCACGCAGGCTGAGTTGGATTCCAAAGACATGGATCAAGATTCAGCTCTCTCTTTCCGAGAGTATTTGCCTAATTTTTCTCAGAACGATATAG AGAAAAGAGAGATGGGGCATGGTGAAGCAGGATGGTGGATGGAGAAATTTAATACTGCAGATATTGATCACAATGCAGTTCTCAACTTCACAGAGCTTAGAGA CTTTTTGCACCCTGAAGATAgtgaaaatcaaaatatgttGAAATGGTTGTTACGAGATAGACTTAA GCGAATTGATGATGGAACCGATGggaaacttgatttcaaagaatTTGAAGACCATGTATATGTGACATACGAAAGTTATATGGACTTTGAAAGTAATGGAACGAATGTACCCAATGCAAAGGACAAGTTTTCTGAGCTTGATGTGAATAAGGACCA ATTCTTGTCACCGGAAGAATTAATACCAATACTCCCTTATCTCTACCCAGGAGAGCTAGCTTATGCTAGATATTACACCTACTATTTAATGAATGAg GCTGATGACAATAAAGATGGAAAATTATCACTGGAAGAAATGCTTGATCATGAATTTATTTTCTACAGCACAGTTCATGCTGATGGCCATTCGGAAAGTGATGATGAACATGATGAGCTTTGA